In the Hordeum vulgare subsp. vulgare chromosome 7H, MorexV3_pseudomolecules_assembly, whole genome shotgun sequence genome, one interval contains:
- the LOC123408188 gene encoding uncharacterized protein LOC123408188 yields the protein MEHLQDGHHVRLRSRVHGTYLHANEDGHGVSLHHCRASMNAAWAVHLYQGDADDDAQAQHVLLHSAAYGRYLAATNAPAPLGHRGRRVEQRNYDDQEEEAIRWQAVGADSGNDVLLRNVVGRNLRDGARHHLRANGRYIRTGVSVDVFDNFSTKMLWAVEPIPARDGMPPLRRPICLPFPGRLTTLLEPRLIVYVRAGADGTRISHGAFVFRGKSVFHLRKKLARRLEALMDVSNLAMCVEAGTFGRLTPLVVDLPRSRHIVGTVHVQELHIVVFAGGTPVRNWLELLHLHCRCCINLLV from the exons ATGGAGCATCTCCAGGACGGCCACCACGTGCGGCTGCGGAGCCGCGTGCACGGGACGTACCTGCACGCCAACGAGGACGGGCATGGCGTCTCCCTCCACCACTGCCGGGCGTCTATGAACGCGGCTTGGGCGGTGCACCTGTACCAGGGCGATGCCGATGACGATGCCCAGGCCCAGCACGTGCTTCTCCACAGCGCCGCCTACGGCCGCTACCTCGCCGCCACGAACGCGCCGGCGCCGCTAGGCCACCGCGGGCGCCGCGTCGAGCAGCGCAACTACGATGATCAAGAGGAGGAGGCCATCAGGTGGCAGGCCGTCGGGGCCGACTCCGGGAACGACGTCCTTCTCCGCAACGTCGTCGGCCGCAACCTCCGCGACGGCGCCCGGCACCACCTCCGCGCCAACGGCAGGTACATCCGCACCGGCGTCAGCGTCGACGTCTTCGACAACTTCAGCACGAAGATGCTCTGGGCGGTGGAGCCCATCCCCGCCAGGGACGgcatgcctccccttcgacgtccGATTTGT CTTCCCTTCCCCGGAAGACTCACCACCCTGTTGGAGCCGCGGCTGATCGTGTACGTGCGGGCGGGCGCCGACGGGACCCGCATCAGCCACGGCGCGTTCGTGTTCAGGGGGAAGTCCGTGTTCCACCTGAGGAAAAAGCTAGCCCGCCGGCTGGAGGCTCTCATGGACGTCTCCAACCTCGCCATGTGCGTCGAAGCCGGTACTTTCGGGCGTCTTACCCCGCTCGTCGTCGATCTGCCCCGCAGCCGCCACATCGTCGGAACTGTCCATGTCCAGGAACTCCACATCGTCGTCTTCGCGGGCGGGACGCCAG TTAGGAATTGGCTTGAACTGTTGCATTTGCACTGTCGTTGCTGCATTAATCTGCTTGTGTAG